A window of Formosa sp. Hel1_31_208 contains these coding sequences:
- a CDS encoding LytTR family DNA-binding domain-containing protein, translating into MTLNCVVVDDSAIQRLSIVKLIENHSSLNLIAEYSSALETKNGLNTHKVDLIFLDIEMPVLNGFELLDVLNNKPQIIFVTGKTEYAFKAFNYDATDYLQKPITRERFNQSVEKALEQHKLKLDFNETDGEHIFVKSNLKKRKVYIKDIKWIEALGDYVKLVTEENSLVVLSTMKAFEQELPEGKFLRIHKSYIVNLDKVDRFNSKNVEVGAYEIPLSRNKKTQLVDALNNI; encoded by the coding sequence ATGACTTTAAACTGTGTAGTAGTTGATGATTCTGCGATTCAACGATTATCAATTGTAAAGTTAATTGAGAATCATTCCTCACTTAACCTTATTGCAGAATACAGCAGCGCATTAGAAACCAAAAATGGACTTAACACTCATAAAGTAGATCTTATCTTCTTAGATATTGAGATGCCCGTTCTTAACGGTTTCGAATTGCTTGATGTACTCAACAACAAACCCCAAATTATTTTCGTTACAGGTAAAACTGAATACGCATTTAAAGCTTTTAATTATGATGCAACCGACTACCTTCAAAAACCTATCACTAGGGAAAGATTTAATCAATCTGTTGAAAAGGCGTTAGAACAACATAAATTAAAGCTCGATTTTAATGAAACTGATGGTGAACACATTTTCGTTAAAAGTAATCTAAAGAAACGAAAAGTTTACATTAAGGATATTAAATGGATTGAAGCACTTGGTGACTACGTAAAACTGGTAACCGAAGAAAACAGCTTAGTCGTTTTATCTACAATGAAAGCCTTTGAGCAGGAATTACCGGAAGGTAAATTCTTGAGAATCCACAAATCATATATTGTCAACCTAGATAAGGTAGACCGATTTAATAGTAAAAACGTTGAAGTTGGTGCTTATGAGATTCCACTAAGTAGAAATAAGAAAACCCAACTTGTTGATGCTTTAAATAATATTTAA
- the rpsF gene encoding 30S ribosomal protein S6, with translation MNHYETVFILNPVLSEDQIKETVQKYEDFLVSRGAKMVSKEDWGLKKLAYPIQNKKSGFYHLFEYTVDGEVINPLEVEFRRDERFMRYLTVALDKHAIAWAEKRRNRDKQKA, from the coding sequence ATGAATCATTATGAAACTGTTTTCATCTTAAATCCCGTTTTGTCTGAAGATCAGATAAAGGAAACAGTACAGAAATATGAAGATTTTCTAGTTTCTCGAGGAGCAAAGATGGTATCCAAAGAAGATTGGGGCTTAAAAAAATTAGCGTATCCAATTCAAAACAAAAAAAGTGGTTTTTATCACTTATTCGAGTACACTGTTGACGGAGAGGTCATCAATCCATTAGAAGTAGAGTTTAGACGTGATGAGCGATTTATGCGTTACTTAACTGTGGCATTAGACAAGCATGCAATTGCTTGGGCAGAAAAGAGAAGAAACAGAGATAAACAAAAAGCGTAA
- the rpsR gene encoding 30S ribosomal protein S18 yields MSSIEQQAKGKKDGEIRYLTPLNIDTSKTKKYCRFKKSGIKYVDYKDADWLLGFVNEQGKILPRRLTGTSLKYQRKVSVAVKRARHLALMPYVADLLK; encoded by the coding sequence ATGTCTTCAATTGAACAACAAGCAAAAGGAAAAAAAGACGGAGAAATTAGATATTTAACTCCCTTAAACATCGATACAAGTAAAACGAAGAAATATTGTCGTTTTAAGAAATCTGGTATTAAGTATGTAGATTACAAAGATGCAGATTGGTTATTAGGTTTCGTAAATGAGCAAGGTAAAATTTTACCAAGACGTTTAACAGGAACATCATTAAAATACCAAAGAAAAGTTTCTGTTGCTGTAAAGAGAGCACGTCACTTAGCGTTAATGCCATACGTAGCAGATTTATTAAAATAA
- the rplI gene encoding 50S ribosomal protein L9, translating to MELILKQDVENLGFKDDIVTVKNGYGRNFLIPQGQAVMATSSAKKVLAETVKQRAFKEKSIIESAQKMADALKELEIKISSKVGTGDKLFGSINNIDLANHLQKAGHEIDKKFISVAGGSVKRLGKYDAVVRLHREVSVDLPFEVIAEA from the coding sequence ATGGAACTTATATTAAAACAAGACGTTGAAAATTTAGGATTTAAAGACGATATTGTAACAGTAAAGAACGGTTATGGTAGAAATTTTTTAATTCCTCAAGGACAAGCCGTTATGGCAACGTCGTCTGCTAAGAAAGTATTAGCAGAAACAGTAAAGCAAAGAGCTTTTAAGGAAAAATCAATTATTGAGTCTGCACAAAAAATGGCAGATGCACTGAAAGAATTAGAAATTAAAATTTCTTCTAAAGTGGGAACTGGAGACAAATTATTTGGATCTATTAACAATATTGATTTAGCAAACCATTTACAAAAAGCAGGACACGAGATTGATAAAAAATTCATCTCTGTGGCTGGTGGTAGTGTAAAGCGTTTAGGAAAATACGATGCTGTTGTAAGATTACACAGAGAAGTATCGGTAGATTTACCATTTGAAGTTATAGCAGAAGCCTAA
- a CDS encoding DUF6495 family protein — protein MKYSRLTKEQFEELHQEFINFLATQSITADEWSNIKTNKPEVAEQELDVFSDLIWEGVLSNVEYLEHLSPQQMHLFQCTDKHMRLIALKIKNSDIDITTKEGFEWFRKNLMSDDVEFFTAIKDYTEDKGQDKFKLILEGANITKGKLYQYFESLVS, from the coding sequence ATGAAATATTCAAGATTGACAAAAGAACAGTTTGAAGAGTTACATCAGGAATTTATCAATTTTTTAGCAACACAGTCTATCACAGCTGACGAATGGTCAAACATCAAGACTAATAAGCCTGAAGTTGCAGAGCAAGAATTGGATGTGTTTAGTGATTTAATCTGGGAAGGTGTGCTGTCTAACGTAGAATATTTAGAACATCTTTCACCGCAACAAATGCATTTATTTCAGTGTACTGATAAGCATATGAGATTGATAGCTCTTAAAATCAAGAATAGCGATATCGATATCACAACTAAAGAAGGCTTTGAGTGGTTTAGAAAAAATTTGATGTCTGATGATGTAGAATTCTTTACAGCAATAAAAGACTATACTGAAGATAAAGGTCAGGATAAATTCAAACTCATTTTAGAAGGTGCAAACATTACGAAAGGCAAGCTCTATCAGTACTTTGAGAGTCTTGTGAGTTAA
- a CDS encoding GyrI-like domain-containing protein gives MTLSEKNHIKSINKALLYIEEHLEHELSLTEISNIAHYSPYHFHRIFKAFTKETLNHYIARKRVEKASADLLHRDDMSISELSTRYGFTSNSSFTRAFKKFYGMSPSHFRSHTKGKYSKIRQVKSKNGQPITVFEDYVCQTTKKNDIGMKANIEVKTINSIHTAGITCIGKQQLPHAFNRVLEWAGQKGLLRQPDFKMATIFYDSFKITAADKVRMTASIVLEQALKSNGEINATKLNGGSYIIGHYEIGIEEFPIVWTNLFKWMNDNGYKKKNQPPFEIYHNDFNQHSEKKCIVDLYIPVI, from the coding sequence ATGACTCTTTCAGAAAAAAATCATATAAAAAGTATCAACAAGGCGCTTCTCTACATTGAGGAACATCTTGAACACGAGCTGTCTTTAACAGAAATTTCTAATATAGCTCACTATTCTCCTTACCATTTTCATCGCATATTTAAAGCGTTTACAAAAGAAACGCTCAATCACTATATCGCCAGAAAACGAGTTGAAAAAGCTTCTGCAGACCTCTTACATCGCGATGATATGAGTATTTCTGAATTATCAACTCGGTATGGATTTACAAGCAACTCATCGTTTACAAGAGCTTTTAAGAAATTCTATGGTATGAGTCCGTCTCATTTCAGAAGTCATACTAAAGGAAAATATAGCAAGATACGTCAAGTAAAAAGCAAGAATGGTCAACCAATTACTGTATTTGAAGATTATGTTTGTCAAACCACAAAAAAAAATGACATAGGTATGAAAGCAAATATAGAAGTAAAAACTATAAATAGTATACACACAGCAGGTATCACCTGCATTGGAAAACAGCAACTACCCCATGCTTTTAATCGCGTTTTAGAATGGGCTGGGCAAAAGGGCTTATTGCGTCAACCTGATTTTAAAATGGCTACCATCTTTTACGATAGCTTTAAAATCACTGCTGCTGATAAGGTGAGGATGACTGCGAGTATCGTACTTGAACAAGCACTAAAATCCAATGGTGAAATTAACGCTACCAAACTAAATGGTGGTTCCTATATAATCGGACATTACGAAATTGGGATAGAGGAATTCCCAATTGTTTGGACGAATTTATTTAAATGGATGAATGATAATGGGTATAAAAAGAAGAATCAGCCTCCTTTTGAAATATACCACAATGACTTTAACCAACATTCGGAGAAGAAATGTATTGTTGATTTATACATCCCTGTAATATAG
- a CDS encoding ABC transporter permease: MFSLVRENIRIAFDSIKSQLLRTILTVLIIAIGITALVGILSAVSALENTISSDFSSMGANTFNIQRYEFNTQRRGDEAKKINPVINYRQVKAFEEDYNFPFTKTSISFLGTRTAEVKYENEKTDPEVQVYGVNENFLTNSGLELEVGRGLNYFDVENSNSVCVIGSDLKKALLNDVNPLNKTISIRGSKFKVIGVLKEKGSTFGNNQDLRVLMPLQKARTIFTNANINYNLSVKTDKKDMLEGAQDEAILLFRNIRGLNPVEENNFGLERSDDLINRIGSITGVLSTAAWIISIITIFGSTIALLNMMLVSVTERTREIGVRKALGAKRGTIAFQFFIETIIIGQLGGLLGIIFGILIGYAFAAIVDFKFVIPWGAMIAASIITFIVAVISGSYPANKAARLDPVESLRYE; encoded by the coding sequence ATGTTTTCATTAGTTAGAGAAAATATCCGTATTGCATTTGACTCTATTAAAAGTCAATTACTGCGTACTATCCTTACGGTTTTAATCATCGCCATTGGTATTACTGCATTAGTAGGGATACTAAGTGCTGTTTCAGCTTTAGAAAACACCATTTCTAGTGACTTCTCCTCTATGGGAGCAAACACCTTTAATATTCAACGTTATGAGTTTAATACGCAACGACGTGGTGATGAAGCAAAAAAAATCAATCCAGTTATTAATTACCGACAAGTAAAAGCCTTTGAGGAAGATTATAACTTTCCTTTTACCAAAACTTCAATTTCTTTCTTAGGAACACGAACTGCTGAAGTGAAATATGAAAATGAAAAAACTGACCCTGAGGTTCAAGTTTATGGTGTGAATGAAAATTTTCTTACTAATTCCGGCTTAGAACTCGAAGTTGGTCGCGGATTAAATTATTTTGATGTTGAAAACAGCAATAGTGTTTGTGTAATTGGAAGTGATTTAAAGAAAGCATTACTCAATGATGTGAATCCCCTAAATAAAACAATTAGTATTAGAGGCTCAAAATTTAAAGTCATTGGTGTTTTAAAAGAAAAAGGTTCCACATTTGGAAATAACCAAGATTTACGTGTTCTCATGCCACTTCAAAAGGCAAGAACCATCTTTACCAATGCAAATATCAACTACAATCTCAGTGTTAAAACAGATAAAAAGGATATGTTAGAAGGTGCTCAAGATGAGGCGATTTTATTATTCCGAAATATTAGAGGTTTGAACCCTGTTGAAGAGAACAACTTTGGTTTAGAGCGCAGCGATGACCTTATTAACCGAATTGGATCTATAACTGGTGTGTTATCAACAGCAGCATGGATCATAAGTATTATTACCATTTTTGGTTCTACGATTGCATTATTAAATATGATGTTAGTATCTGTTACAGAACGAACAAGAGAAATTGGTGTACGTAAAGCATTAGGTGCAAAGCGTGGCACAATTGCTTTTCAATTCTTTATTGAAACTATTATCATAGGACAATTAGGTGGATTACTAGGTATTATCTTTGGAATTCTTATTGGTTATGCCTTTGCTGCCATTGTAGATTTTAAATTCGTCATACCTTGGGGAGCAATGATTGCAGCCAGTATAATTACTTTTATTGTGGCTGTTATTTCTGGGTCCTATCCGGCTAACAAAGCTGCAAGACTAGATCCTGTTGAGTCCTTGCGTTATGAGTAG
- the hisS gene encoding histidine--tRNA ligase, which yields MAQKPSIPKGTRDFNPQEVAKRNYIFNTIKREFEIFGFQPIETPSFENSSTLMGKYGEEGDRLIFKILNSGDYLNKVNDALYQTKDSNKITTSISEKALRYDLTVPFARYVVQHQNEIDFPFKRYQIQPVWRADRPQKGRFREFYQCDADVVGSNSLWQEVEFIQLYDAVFTALKLEGVTIKINNRKILSGIAEVIGAQDKLIDFTVALDKLDKIGEEKVKEEMLYKGILQSGIEKLQPLFSMKGDFGHQISELKSILSASEEGLKGIEELEFISNGISALGLKTATLKLDVTLARGLNYYTGAIFEVSAPDGVHIGSIGGGGRYDDLTGIFGLKDMSGVGISFGLDRIAMVLEELDLFPETITNTVKVLFVNFGEAEAMESMKVIKALRDSGVSAELFPDKKKTIKQFNYANKRNIPYVVLLGESEMASSTYTLKNMVTGTQDRVSLEQLISKLQ from the coding sequence ATGGCACAAAAACCAAGTATACCGAAAGGAACGAGAGATTTTAATCCACAAGAGGTTGCGAAACGCAATTATATTTTTAATACGATTAAACGTGAGTTTGAAATCTTCGGATTTCAACCTATTGAAACTCCTAGTTTTGAAAACTCAAGTACCTTAATGGGTAAATACGGTGAGGAGGGAGATCGATTGATCTTTAAGATTTTAAATTCTGGTGATTATTTGAATAAAGTTAATGATGCCTTATATCAAACCAAAGATTCAAACAAGATAACCACTAGTATTTCAGAAAAAGCCCTTCGCTATGATTTAACCGTTCCATTTGCAAGGTATGTGGTACAACACCAAAATGAGATTGACTTCCCCTTTAAACGCTATCAAATTCAACCAGTTTGGCGTGCAGATCGACCGCAAAAGGGGCGATTTAGAGAATTCTATCAGTGCGATGCAGATGTAGTTGGTAGCAACTCTTTATGGCAAGAAGTAGAGTTTATACAATTATATGATGCGGTATTCACAGCCTTAAAACTTGAGGGTGTTACAATTAAAATTAATAATCGTAAAATTTTATCTGGGATTGCAGAGGTGATTGGTGCTCAAGATAAACTCATCGATTTTACTGTAGCTTTAGATAAATTAGATAAAATAGGAGAGGAAAAGGTTAAAGAAGAAATGCTCTACAAAGGAATTTTACAATCTGGGATTGAGAAGCTACAACCCTTATTTAGTATGAAAGGTGACTTTGGTCATCAGATTTCAGAATTGAAATCTATTTTAAGTGCTTCAGAAGAAGGATTGAAAGGCATAGAAGAGCTCGAGTTTATTAGTAATGGAATTAGTGCTCTAGGATTAAAAACAGCAACACTTAAATTAGATGTGACACTTGCTCGTGGATTAAATTACTATACAGGAGCGATTTTTGAGGTGTCTGCACCTGACGGTGTTCATATAGGTTCCATAGGCGGAGGAGGCCGTTATGATGACCTTACAGGGATTTTCGGACTTAAAGACATGAGTGGTGTAGGGATTAGTTTTGGTTTAGATCGAATTGCTATGGTACTGGAAGAGCTTGATTTATTTCCTGAAACTATTACCAATACCGTAAAAGTGTTATTCGTTAACTTTGGTGAAGCAGAAGCTATGGAAAGCATGAAAGTGATTAAAGCCTTGCGTGATAGCGGTGTTAGTGCCGAATTATTTCCAGATAAAAAGAAAACCATTAAGCAATTTAACTATGCGAATAAAAGAAATATTCCATATGTTGTATTGTTAGGTGAGTCTGAAATGGCTTCAAGCACTTATACCTTAAAAAACATGGTTACTGGTACCCAAGACCGGGTGTCTTTAGAACAACTCATTTCTAAATTACAATAA